From the Fusarium musae strain F31 chromosome 11, whole genome shotgun sequence genome, one window contains:
- a CDS encoding hypothetical protein (MEROPS:MER0000265) — MAFSGPSRAAAWTLSLPASSQPAESALLPDDGSRGSSESIIGDDLRQLVDLQDFYEGGKYRSIVKIQSRFQDQGRPIWMMGSGWLIRPDLLVTAGHVVYDWGRNLGAADQIRCYIGYNGKESVKSSQVQVRSGAKVVTPVEWIENSDNRRRDVAFIRLDRPFTGNLRLFSYLNTPEKGNGTYLGVVGYPGDKTLQGEQGAQMYEEFARCDWTIGESPRRMVEYSISTFSGQSGAPVLRKSDGQLKAIGTHSYGGGGFESNSGTTIGNAHGNNYNDLISLFDKGTNFGGAGKVQVVQVQTPDQTPSMNEPHGLNRGRSGIAFETPRFDEESFLDTLKSIANVGRKGFPFASALLGPIGGPLSAVVGTLLGSITESTLSQNTESIANGPAERAMLAEAALQAVLASDHDEHVMEVINNMGHIWQGGAPKAQILAPAITPILSQCSVELSGQVAPETEDARGPRFRDRRRLEADITESAAMSDGAAFVQGILGPTRQLEGGKDVAEWLGPVLVTAVSESKPLTSKSTSTTLSRMESIEAPTSSANEDATRILIKRAVLADAALQAVMSLPRERLERFRPTDGHGDDAGIFDFMKDKVQIFGPATLDVAKKAAIKIGPRLSSGASSNPSGSDTEVPRLPQRTKKPSLMDYLNQSAPRFE; from the exons ATGGCCTTTTCAGGACCTAGTCGCGCCGCTGCCTGGACGCTCTCACTTCCTGCATCCAGTCAACCAGCCGAATCCGCCCTTCTTCCAGACGATGGAAGCAGAGGTAGCTCGGAGTCCATCATCGGAGACGACCTGCGCCAACTAGTTGACCTTCAAGATTTCTATGAAGGGGGGAAATATCGCT ccattgtgaagatTCAATCCCgattccaagaccaagggcgTCCGATATGGATGATGGGTAGCGGATGGCTTATTCGTCCAGATCTCCTTGTCACCGCCGGTCATGTTGTCTATGACTGGGGACGTAATCTTGGTGCTGCTGATCAGATCAGGTGCTACATTGGCTACAACGGCAAAGAGTCTGTCAAGTCATCTCAGGTCCAGGTGCGGTCTGGCGCCAAAGTTGTAACTCCTGTGGAATGGATCGAGAATTCGGACAATCGTAGACGGGACGTTGCTTTTATTCGACTTGACAGGCCTTTCACGGGGAACTTGCGACTCTTCAGCTACCTCAACACCCCAGAGAAAGGTAATGGCACATACCTGGGTGTCGTCGGATATCCAGGCGATAAAACCTTGCAGGGTGAACAAGGAGCTCAGATGTACGAAGAGTTTGCCAGGTGTGACTGGACCATTGGAGAGAGCCCTCGCCGTATGGTCGAATACTCTATATCAACCTTCTCAG GACAGTCTGGCGCCCCAGTCTTACGAAAATCTGATGGGCAACTCAAAGCAATTGGTACTCATAGTTATGGTGGCGGAGGCTTTGAAAGTAACTCAGGCACTACGATTGGAAACGCTCACGGAAATAATTACAACGATTTGATCAGTTTGTTTGACAAGGGGACGAATTTCGGCGGTGCTGGCAAGGTTCAAGTCGTCCAAGTTCAAACTCCAGACCAAACA CCAAGCATGAATGAGCCTCACGGTCTCAATAGAGGCCGCTCCGGCATCGCGTTTGAAACCCCAAGATTCGATGAAGAAAGCTTCCTCGACACCCTGAAAAGTATAGCAAATGTGGGAAGAAAAGGCTTCCCCtttgcttctgctttgcTCGGTCCCATAGGTGGTCCCCTTAGTGCAGTAGTCGGAACTCTACTTGGATCAATCACAGAGAGCACGCTTTCTCAGAACACTGAAAGCATAGCAAATGGTCCCGCCGAACGTGCGATGCTCGCTGAAGCTGCTTTGCAAGCGGTCCTTGCGTCAGACCACGATGAGCATGTGATGGAGGTGATCAACAACATGGGTCATATTTGGCAAGGTGGTGCACCAAAGGCTCAGATTCTGGCTCCTGCTATCACACCCATCTTGAGTCAATGCAGCGTGGAGCTTTCAGGCCAAGTTGCTCCAGAGACCGAAGACGCCAGGGGACCACGTTTCCGTGATCGTCGCCGTTTGGAGGCCGACATCACAGAGAGTGCTGCGATGAGCGACGGAGCTGCCTTTGTCCAAGGTATACTGGGCCCAACTCGACAACTCGAGGGAGGAAAAGACGTTGCCGAATGGCTTGGCCCCGTTCTTGTTACTGCGGTCTCTGAGTCCAAGCCTCTTACGTCCAAGTCCACCTCTACGACGCTCTCACGCATGGAGTCTATCGAGGCACCCACCTCTAGCGCAAACGAGGATGCGACCAGGATCTTGATCAAACGTGCCGTCTTAGCGGATGCGGCTCTTCAAGCCGTAATGTCTTTACCCCGCGAAAGGCTAGAACGATTCAGGCCTACCGACGGACATGGCGACGACGCAGGCATCTTCGATTTCATGAAGGATAAAGTTCAGATATTTGGACCAGCCACACTTGACGTTGCAAAAAAGGCAGCTATCAAGATTGGACCTCGTCTCAGCAGCGGCGCCAGTTCGAATCCTTCAGGTTCTGACACTGAAGTTCCCCGTCTTCCGCAGCGGACCAAGAAGCCGTCATTGATGGATTATCTCAACCAAAGCGCGCCCCGTTTTGAGTAA